A stretch of Allostreptomyces psammosilenae DNA encodes these proteins:
- a CDS encoding TerD family protein: MRLGARGECPGYAVVAVETTGLSPHRHRIVEVAVILTDLEGNHVDRFSTLLDPEGPPGDSDLHGIFPEDLVGAPRFRDIAPQLAGLLAQRVVVAHNARFEIGFLEREFQRVRRPAVPPLVSLCTMREAHRYVPEAARFTLTALCEAAGLDVARGAGAPGKALAASALLTHFLGRGADQERHWQQARTVAASLNWPRPPREAAPVHSRGDALQLRQERQLAEQRRRREAVSYLERLGSPGVPGGVGEAEDAYLAVLDTSLEDRVLTAQEATDLAELAASLGMDQARLESVHRLYVTTLAAAMAAGGGRVAPEEQADLVRVGALLGVPRASVNDIVTMVLGAMAGDTTSPDGPSGGSPADGAAAITPGRHVLVRGRPLTAGTRVLLHGYVAVDDRELEERFARAGLHRAAGIHDHVDLLVVADPDASADRTFWARERGIRVLVEPVFLALLADLERTREDVAQRTARDAASPGAATPAPATASAASAASAASARPVPPSPTTPPAAHIPPRPAQPPSTAVPAPAPASSREPEPVLVPSAATTDATQPMPRAATAAVPARVAASGGGTGAARPRALVRGQTVPLEDLGLTGSRLRVEASWWAAADVDADVVALVLDDAGRVGGDEDFVFYNQPEHVAGGVRLAGKTGGGRRGDMRGASDAVDVDLDRLPPGREQLLIALALDESAPGAGFADVAVNMAATDPVSGARLAELRLDDAGSERVMVLAEVYRRSGRWRLRAVGQGYEEGLAALAADHGVDVEE; the protein is encoded by the coding sequence GTGCGCTTGGGGGCGAGGGGCGAGTGCCCCGGCTACGCGGTGGTGGCGGTCGAGACAACGGGCCTGTCACCACACCGGCATCGCATCGTCGAGGTCGCCGTGATCCTCACCGACCTCGAAGGCAACCACGTCGACCGCTTCAGCACCCTGTTGGACCCCGAGGGCCCGCCCGGTGACAGTGATCTGCACGGGATCTTCCCCGAGGATCTGGTCGGCGCCCCGCGGTTCCGGGACATCGCGCCCCAATTGGCCGGGCTGCTCGCGCAGCGCGTCGTCGTCGCGCACAACGCCCGCTTCGAGATCGGTTTCCTGGAGCGCGAGTTCCAGCGGGTGCGCCGACCCGCCGTGCCGCCCCTGGTGTCGCTGTGCACCATGCGGGAGGCCCACCGCTATGTCCCGGAGGCGGCCCGGTTCACCCTGACCGCCCTGTGCGAGGCGGCCGGCCTGGACGTGGCACGGGGAGCGGGCGCGCCCGGAAAGGCACTCGCGGCCTCCGCGCTCCTCACCCACTTCCTCGGCCGAGGTGCCGACCAGGAACGGCACTGGCAGCAGGCGCGTACCGTGGCCGCCTCACTGAACTGGCCGCGCCCGCCCCGGGAGGCCGCCCCCGTGCACAGCCGGGGAGACGCACTCCAACTGCGCCAGGAACGCCAGCTGGCCGAGCAGCGTCGCCGCCGCGAGGCCGTCTCCTACCTGGAACGACTGGGCAGCCCGGGCGTACCCGGAGGCGTCGGGGAGGCGGAGGACGCCTACCTGGCCGTCCTCGACACCTCCCTGGAGGACCGGGTGCTCACCGCCCAGGAGGCCACCGACCTCGCCGAACTGGCCGCCTCACTGGGCATGGACCAGGCGCGGCTGGAGAGCGTCCACCGGCTGTACGTCACGACCCTCGCCGCCGCCATGGCCGCCGGCGGCGGACGGGTGGCCCCCGAGGAGCAGGCCGACCTCGTACGGGTCGGTGCCCTGCTCGGGGTGCCGCGTGCCTCGGTGAACGACATCGTGACGATGGTCCTCGGCGCCATGGCCGGAGACACCACATCACCCGACGGGCCGTCGGGCGGGAGCCCGGCGGATGGCGCGGCGGCCATCACGCCCGGGCGTCACGTGCTGGTCCGGGGACGCCCGCTGACCGCCGGCACGCGGGTGCTGCTGCACGGCTACGTGGCCGTCGACGACCGGGAACTGGAGGAACGGTTCGCCCGCGCCGGCCTGCACCGCGCCGCCGGCATCCACGACCACGTCGACCTGTTGGTCGTCGCCGACCCCGACGCCTCCGCCGACCGCACCTTCTGGGCGCGGGAGCGCGGCATCCGGGTGCTCGTGGAGCCCGTGTTCCTCGCGCTGCTCGCGGACCTCGAACGCACCCGGGAGGACGTCGCCCAGCGCACCGCCCGTGACGCCGCCTCACCGGGGGCCGCCACCCCGGCGCCCGCGACCGCGTCGGCCGCGTCGGCCGCGTCGGCCGCGTCGGCGCGCCCCGTACCCCCGTCGCCGACCACGCCCCCCGCGGCGCACATCCCTCCGCGGCCGGCCCAGCCGCCGTCCACCGCCGTGCCCGCGCCCGCCCCCGCGTCGTCGCGGGAGCCCGAGCCCGTGCTGGTGCCGTCGGCGGCGACCACCGACGCCACCCAGCCCATGCCCCGGGCGGCGACGGCCGCGGTGCCCGCACGCGTCGCCGCCAGCGGCGGCGGAACCGGTGCCGCACGGCCACGCGCGCTGGTGCGCGGCCAGACCGTGCCGCTGGAGGACCTGGGCCTGACCGGCAGCCGGCTGCGCGTCGAGGCCTCCTGGTGGGCCGCGGCCGACGTGGACGCCGACGTGGTCGCGCTGGTCCTGGACGACGCGGGCCGGGTGGGCGGTGACGAGGACTTCGTCTTCTACAACCAGCCCGAGCACGTCGCCGGCGGCGTGCGCCTGGCCGGCAAGACCGGCGGCGGACGGCGGGGCGACATGCGCGGCGCCAGTGACGCCGTCGACGTCGACCTGGACCGCCTCCCGCCCGGACGGGAGCAACTGCTGATCGCGCTCGCGCTGGACGAGTCGGCGCCCGGCGCCGGCTTCGCGGACGTCGCGGTGAACATGGCCGCGACCGACCCGGTCTCCGGCGCCCGCCTCGCCGAACTGCGCCTGGACGACGCCGGATCGGAGCGGGTGATGGTGCTCGCCGAGGTCTACCGCAGGAGCGGTCGCTGGCGGCTGCGCGCCGTGGGTCAGGGCTACGAGGAGGGACTCGCCGCCCTCGCCGCCGACCACGGCGTGGACGTGGAGGAATGA
- a CDS encoding acyl-CoA dehydrogenase family protein encodes MSATHEVTNQVPPLLGHDVAEDPALLEALRREGGGHAEGALRELGRFAGTERAEELGRLANVHRPVLHTHDRYGYRIDEVEYHPAWHDLMGRAVAGGLHAAPWRDGAGAAAHVVRAAAFYVTSQVEAGHCCPISMTYAVVPALRHNPELARRYEPLLASEHYEPGLRPPLGKRGLVAGMSMTEKQGGSDVRANSTRAEPVGDEAGAYRITGHKWFTSAPMSDVFLCLAQAPGGLSCFLVPRVLPDGARNGVRLMRLKDKLGNHSNASAEVEYEGAVGWLVGEEGRGVRTIVEMVNLTRMDCVLVAAAGMRLGTTRAVHHAVHRRAFGARLVDAPLMRNVLADLAVEAEAATVLAMRLAGATDRAVAGDAGEEALRRLALPVAKYWVCKRAPAHAAEALECLGGNGYVEDSGMPRLYREAPVTSVWEGSGNVTALDGLRAMAREPESVEAVLTEVDAAAGADRRLDAAARRLRVELGRREGLEARARRVAQAVVLALQGSLLVRFGHPAVADAFCGSRLEDGVVGYAFGTLGESVATDVLIERARPVVPAAG; translated from the coding sequence ATGTCCGCGACGCATGAGGTCACCAACCAGGTTCCGCCGTTGCTCGGCCACGACGTGGCCGAGGATCCGGCGCTGCTGGAGGCGCTGCGCCGGGAGGGGGGTGGCCACGCGGAGGGGGCGCTGCGGGAGCTGGGTCGGTTCGCGGGCACCGAGCGGGCCGAGGAGCTGGGCCGGTTGGCCAACGTCCACCGGCCGGTGTTGCACACCCACGACCGGTACGGGTACCGGATCGACGAGGTGGAGTACCACCCGGCGTGGCACGACCTGATGGGGCGGGCGGTGGCGGGTGGTCTGCACGCCGCGCCGTGGCGGGACGGCGCGGGTGCGGCCGCGCACGTGGTGCGGGCGGCGGCGTTCTACGTGACCAGTCAGGTGGAGGCGGGGCACTGCTGTCCGATCTCGATGACGTACGCCGTGGTGCCGGCGCTGCGGCACAACCCTGAGTTGGCGCGTCGGTACGAGCCGTTGCTGGCGTCGGAGCACTACGAGCCGGGTTTGCGTCCGCCGCTGGGGAAGCGGGGGCTGGTCGCCGGGATGTCGATGACGGAGAAGCAGGGTGGGTCGGACGTGCGGGCGAACTCCACGCGTGCCGAGCCGGTGGGGGATGAGGCGGGGGCGTACCGGATCACCGGCCACAAGTGGTTCACCTCGGCGCCGATGTCGGACGTGTTCCTGTGTCTGGCCCAGGCGCCGGGTGGGCTGTCCTGTTTCCTGGTGCCGCGGGTGCTGCCGGACGGGGCGCGCAACGGGGTGCGCTTGATGCGCCTGAAGGACAAGCTGGGGAACCACTCCAACGCCTCGGCGGAGGTGGAGTACGAGGGGGCGGTGGGGTGGCTGGTGGGTGAGGAGGGGCGTGGGGTGCGGACCATCGTGGAGATGGTGAACCTCACGCGGATGGACTGTGTGCTAGTGGCTGCGGCGGGGATGCGGTTGGGGACGACGCGGGCGGTGCACCACGCGGTGCACCGGCGGGCGTTCGGTGCCCGGTTGGTGGACGCGCCGTTGATGCGCAACGTGTTGGCCGATCTTGCCGTGGAGGCGGAGGCGGCGACGGTGTTGGCGATGCGCCTGGCGGGGGCGACGGATCGGGCGGTGGCGGGGGACGCGGGGGAGGAGGCGCTGCGCCGGTTGGCGTTGCCGGTGGCCAAGTACTGGGTGTGCAAGCGGGCGCCGGCCCATGCGGCGGAGGCGTTGGAGTGCCTGGGTGGGAACGGCTATGTGGAGGACTCCGGGATGCCGCGGTTGTACCGGGAGGCGCCGGTGACCTCGGTGTGGGAGGGGTCGGGGAACGTGACGGCGTTGGACGGGCTGCGGGCGATGGCGCGGGAGCCGGAGTCGGTGGAGGCGGTGCTGACGGAGGTGGACGCGGCGGCGGGGGCGGATCGGCGGTTGGACGCGGCGGCGCGGCGGCTGCGGGTGGAGTTGGGGCGTCGGGAGGGTCTGGAGGCGCGGGCGCGGCGGGTCGCGCAGGCGGTGGTGCTGGCGTTGCAGGGGTCGTTGCTGGTGCGGTTCGGGCATCCGGCGGTGGCGGACGCGTTCTGCGGGTCGCGACTGGAGGACGGGGTGGTGGGGTACGCGTTCGGGACGCTCGGGGAGTCGGTGGCGACGGACGTGTTGATCGAGCGGGCGCGGCCGGTGGTGCCGGCGGCCGGGTGA
- a CDS encoding SDR family NAD(P)-dependent oxidoreductase, whose amino-acid sequence MRAARRDPTAAAGRLDDRTILVTGATSGLGRHLALRLASAGARVLLHGRDPDRVHQTAETIRSTGGRAVELVADLAELRQVDALADRLLAGHDRLDAVVSNAGIGAGPPGAAREESADGIELRFAVNHLAGYHLVRRLLPLLTTSAPARIVNVASLGQHPIPADDPLMERPGAYDGFTAYARSKLAQVMFTFDLAAELHGHAVTANAVHPATFMDTAMVREAGVEPMSTVPEGANAVLRLVVSPTMREVTGRFFDGEHEAAAAGQAYDTDARRRVRELSDRLIEQALAE is encoded by the coding sequence ATGAGGGCCGCCCGCCGCGACCCCACCGCCGCCGCCGGACGGCTCGACGACCGCACCATCCTGGTCACCGGAGCCACCAGCGGACTCGGCCGCCACCTCGCCCTCCGCCTCGCCTCCGCCGGCGCCCGGGTCCTCCTGCACGGCCGCGACCCCGACCGCGTCCACCAGACCGCCGAGACCATCCGCTCCACCGGAGGCAGGGCCGTCGAACTCGTCGCCGACCTCGCCGAACTCCGCCAGGTCGACGCCCTCGCCGACCGCCTCCTCGCCGGCCACGACCGCCTCGACGCCGTGGTCAGCAACGCCGGCATCGGCGCCGGCCCACCCGGCGCCGCCCGCGAGGAGAGCGCCGACGGCATCGAACTCCGCTTCGCCGTCAACCACCTCGCCGGCTACCACCTCGTCCGGCGACTCCTCCCCCTGCTCACCACCTCCGCCCCCGCCCGGATCGTCAACGTCGCCTCCCTCGGCCAGCACCCCATCCCGGCCGACGACCCCCTCATGGAACGGCCCGGCGCCTACGACGGCTTCACCGCCTACGCGCGCAGCAAACTCGCCCAGGTCATGTTCACCTTCGACCTGGCCGCCGAACTCCACGGCCACGCCGTCACCGCCAACGCCGTCCACCCGGCCACCTTCATGGACACCGCCATGGTGCGCGAAGCCGGAGTCGAACCCATGAGCACCGTTCCCGAAGGCGCCAACGCCGTCCTGCGCCTCGTCGTCAGCCCCACCATGCGCGAGGTCACCGGCCGCTTCTTCGACGGCGAACACGAGGCCGCCGCCGCCGGCCAGGCGTACGACACCGACGCCCGCCGCCGCGTCCGCGAACTCTCCGACCGCCTCATCGAACAGGCACTCGCCGAATGA
- a CDS encoding vitamin B12-dependent ribonucleotide reductase has translation MTDTTSGSGSADDRSATPGATAQPGPANEPAKARGARKNVSAAATAAAPKATAKVPGAGTGTSGKRKNHGGAGHGRGLRIDRIHTTPGVHPYDAVTWERRDVVMTNWRDGSVNFEQRGVEFPDFWSVNAVNIVTSKYFRGAVGSPERESSLKQLIDRVVKTYRAAGEEHGYFASPADAEIFELELTHALLHQIFSFNSPVWFNVGTKQPQQVSACFILSVDDSMDSILDWYKEEGLIFKGGSGAGLNLSRIRSSKELLSSGGNASGPVSFMRGADASAGTIKSGGATRRAAKMVVLDVDHPDIEDFIDTKVKEEEKIRALRDAGFDMDLGGADITSVQYQNANNSVRVNDEFMRAVEEGREFGLRARMTGEVIETVDARKLFRRMAEAAWACADPGIQYDDTINHWHTSPEAGRITASNPCSEYMHLDNSSCNLASLNLMKFLREGTDGAADTFDAETFAKVVELVITAMDISICFADFPTEKIGETTRAYRQLGIGYANLGALLMATGHAYDSDGGRALAGAVTSLMTGTAYKRSAELAEAVGAYDGYARDAEGHKRVMRQHAEANAAATRMHPMDTGIWDHATRAWQQVLELGEQHGYRNAQASVLAPTGTIGLMMDCDTTGVEPDLALVKFKKLVGGGSMQIVNNTVPRALKNLGYQQEQIEAIVEHIAEHGHVVDAPGLKPEHYEVFDCAMGERAISAMGHVRMMAAAQPFLSGAISKTCNVPETATVEEIEEIYFQGWKLGLKALAIYRDNCKVGQPLSAKKKEEKQAAVAEEQPKVEKVVEYRPVRKRLPKGRPGITTSFTVGGAEGYMTANSYPDDGLGEVFLKMSKQGSTLAGMMDAFSIAVSVGLQYGVPLETYVSKFTNMRFEPAGLTDDPDVRMAQSIVDYIFRRLALDFLPFETRSALGIHSAEERQRHLETGSYTAEDGFEEEDLEGLQQSAPRQPARPKPVEVRTEQPKETVRQASDVHSSTELVEAQLGLDADAPMCFNCGIKMRRAGSCHVCEGCGSTSGCS, from the coding sequence ATGACAGACACCACCAGCGGCTCCGGCTCGGCAGACGACAGGTCCGCCACCCCGGGCGCCACCGCGCAGCCCGGCCCGGCCAACGAGCCGGCCAAGGCCCGCGGTGCCCGCAAGAACGTCTCCGCCGCCGCCACCGCCGCAGCCCCCAAGGCCACCGCGAAGGTGCCCGGCGCCGGCACGGGAACCTCCGGGAAGCGCAAGAACCACGGCGGCGCCGGACACGGTCGCGGCCTGCGCATCGACCGCATCCACACCACGCCCGGCGTCCACCCCTACGACGCGGTCACCTGGGAGCGCCGCGACGTCGTCATGACCAACTGGCGCGACGGCTCGGTCAACTTCGAGCAGCGCGGCGTCGAGTTCCCCGACTTCTGGTCGGTCAACGCGGTCAACATCGTCACCAGCAAGTACTTCCGCGGCGCCGTCGGCTCCCCCGAGCGCGAGAGCAGCCTCAAGCAGCTCATCGACCGCGTCGTGAAGACCTACCGGGCCGCCGGCGAGGAGCACGGCTACTTCGCCAGCCCCGCCGACGCCGAGATCTTCGAGCTGGAGCTCACCCACGCCCTGCTCCACCAGATCTTCAGCTTCAACTCGCCCGTCTGGTTCAACGTCGGCACCAAGCAGCCGCAGCAGGTGAGCGCCTGCTTCATCCTGTCCGTCGACGACTCGATGGACTCGATCCTGGACTGGTACAAGGAAGAGGGCCTGATCTTCAAGGGCGGCTCCGGCGCCGGCCTGAACCTCTCCCGCATCCGCTCCTCCAAGGAGCTCCTCTCCTCGGGCGGCAACGCCTCCGGCCCGGTCTCCTTCATGCGCGGAGCCGACGCCTCCGCCGGCACCATCAAGTCCGGCGGCGCCACCCGCCGCGCCGCCAAGATGGTCGTCCTCGACGTCGACCACCCGGACATCGAGGACTTCATCGACACCAAGGTGAAGGAGGAGGAGAAGATCCGCGCCCTGCGCGACGCCGGGTTCGACATGGACCTCGGCGGCGCGGACATCACCTCCGTCCAGTACCAGAACGCCAACAACTCCGTCCGGGTCAACGACGAGTTCATGCGCGCCGTCGAGGAGGGCCGGGAATTCGGCCTGCGCGCCCGGATGACCGGCGAGGTCATCGAGACCGTCGACGCCCGCAAGCTGTTCCGGCGGATGGCCGAGGCCGCCTGGGCCTGCGCCGACCCCGGAATCCAGTACGACGACACCATCAACCACTGGCACACCTCGCCCGAGGCCGGGCGCATCACCGCCTCGAACCCCTGCAGCGAATACATGCACCTGGACAACTCCTCGTGCAACCTCGCCTCGCTGAACCTGATGAAATTCCTCCGCGAGGGGACCGACGGCGCCGCCGACACCTTCGACGCCGAGACCTTCGCCAAGGTCGTCGAGCTGGTCATCACCGCGATGGACATCTCCATCTGCTTCGCCGACTTCCCCACCGAGAAGATCGGCGAGACCACCCGCGCCTACCGCCAGCTCGGCATCGGCTACGCCAACCTCGGCGCCCTGCTGATGGCCACCGGTCACGCCTACGACTCCGACGGCGGCCGCGCCCTCGCCGGCGCCGTCACCTCCCTGATGACCGGCACCGCCTACAAGCGCTCCGCCGAGCTCGCCGAGGCCGTCGGCGCCTACGACGGCTACGCCCGCGACGCCGAGGGCCACAAGCGGGTCATGCGCCAGCACGCCGAGGCCAACGCCGCCGCCACCCGCATGCACCCCATGGACACCGGCATCTGGGACCACGCCACCCGGGCCTGGCAGCAGGTCCTGGAGCTCGGCGAGCAGCACGGCTACCGCAACGCCCAGGCCTCCGTGCTCGCCCCCACCGGCACCATCGGCCTGATGATGGACTGCGACACCACCGGCGTGGAGCCCGACCTCGCCCTGGTGAAGTTCAAGAAGCTGGTCGGCGGCGGCTCCATGCAGATCGTCAACAACACGGTGCCGCGCGCCCTGAAGAACCTCGGCTACCAGCAGGAGCAGATCGAGGCGATCGTCGAGCACATCGCCGAGCACGGCCACGTCGTCGACGCCCCCGGCCTGAAGCCGGAGCACTACGAGGTGTTCGACTGCGCCATGGGTGAGCGCGCCATCTCCGCGATGGGCCACGTGCGGATGATGGCCGCCGCGCAGCCCTTCCTGTCCGGCGCGATCTCCAAGACCTGCAACGTGCCCGAGACCGCCACCGTGGAGGAGATCGAGGAGATCTACTTCCAGGGCTGGAAGCTCGGCCTGAAGGCCCTGGCGATCTACCGCGACAACTGCAAGGTGGGCCAGCCGCTCTCCGCCAAGAAGAAGGAGGAGAAGCAGGCCGCCGTCGCCGAGGAACAGCCCAAGGTCGAGAAGGTCGTCGAGTACCGCCCGGTCCGCAAGCGCCTGCCGAAGGGGCGCCCCGGCATCACCACCTCCTTCACGGTCGGCGGCGCCGAGGGCTACATGACCGCCAACTCCTACCCGGACGACGGCCTCGGCGAGGTCTTCCTGAAGATGTCCAAGCAGGGCTCCACCCTCGCGGGCATGATGGACGCCTTCTCCATCGCCGTCTCCGTCGGCCTCCAGTACGGCGTGCCGCTGGAGACCTACGTCTCGAAGTTCACCAACATGCGCTTCGAGCCGGCGGGCCTGACCGACGACCCGGACGTGCGGATGGCGCAGTCCATCGTCGACTACATCTTCCGCCGCCTCGCGCTGGACTTCCTGCCCTTCGAGACCCGCTCCGCCCTCGGCATCCACTCCGCCGAGGAGCGCCAGCGGCACCTGGAGACCGGCTCCTACACCGCCGAGGACGGCTTCGAGGAGGAGGACCTGGAGGGGCTCCAGCAGTCCGCCCCGCGCCAGCCGGCCCGTCCGAAGCCGGTCGAGGTGCGCACGGAGCAGCCCAAGGAGACCGTCCGCCAGGCGTCCGACGTGCACAGCTCCACGGAGCTCGTCGAGGCCCAGCTCGGCCTGGACGCCGACGCGCCGATGTGCTTCAACTGCGGCATCAAGATGCGCCGCGCCGGAAGCTGCCACGTCTGCGAGGGCTGCGGCTCCACCAGCGGCTGCAGCTGA
- a CDS encoding TetR/AcrR family transcriptional regulator has product MSAAAPSPGPPPTAPRGRPRSESARRAVLESALRLCQQEGYQHLTIKGIADAAGVGRQTVYRWWPAKTDVLLEALRALAEVEEARLRPDTGDTLTDVERLLDATFTLTRGTTGHALVGLMADAQADGELAEKLQGTVIGPRRDALRAILERGVSRGELAPRMPLDLAVDFAFGTMWYRLLSRHAPVDGALARQITEVLRTMLSVER; this is encoded by the coding sequence ATGAGCGCCGCGGCCCCCTCCCCTGGTCCCCCGCCGACCGCGCCGCGTGGGCGCCCCCGCAGCGAGTCCGCGCGCCGGGCGGTGCTGGAGTCGGCGCTCAGGCTCTGCCAGCAGGAGGGCTACCAGCATCTGACGATCAAGGGCATCGCGGACGCCGCCGGGGTGGGCCGGCAGACCGTCTACCGCTGGTGGCCGGCGAAGACGGACGTCCTGCTGGAGGCGCTGCGGGCGTTGGCCGAGGTGGAGGAGGCGCGGCTGCGGCCGGACACCGGTGACACCCTGACCGACGTCGAGCGGCTGCTCGACGCCACCTTCACGCTTACCCGGGGGACGACCGGGCACGCGCTGGTCGGCCTGATGGCGGACGCCCAGGCGGACGGCGAGCTGGCGGAGAAGCTGCAGGGGACGGTGATCGGTCCGCGCCGCGACGCGCTGCGGGCGATCCTGGAGCGGGGGGTGTCGCGGGGCGAGCTGGCGCCGCGGATGCCGCTCGATCTGGCGGTCGACTTCGCCTTCGGCACGATGTGGTACCGGCTGCTCAGCCGGCACGCCCCGGTGGACGGCGCGCTGGCGCGGCAGATCACCGAGGTGCTGCGCACCATGCTGTCGGTCGAGCGCTGA
- a CDS encoding ribonuclease HII, with the protein MPFEPPTHDLLLRLLDAGAKTVVGLDEVGRGSWAGPVMVGAAVTDLSAPPEGLTDSKLLTPKRREAMAEQLSGWVTAYASGQATVREIDDLGMTEALRRAATRAIEALPVRPDAVILDGKHDYLGKPWRVTTVIKGDQSCVTVAAASVLVKVERDALMVRLGEDCPEYDFGSNAGYPSPIHKAALRQHGPSRHHRISWAFMDGLPEPWRTMRKVRVPEQAAPDEAPSEQLALEF; encoded by the coding sequence ATGCCCTTCGAGCCTCCCACCCACGACCTGCTGCTCCGCCTGCTCGACGCCGGAGCGAAGACCGTGGTCGGACTCGACGAGGTGGGCCGCGGCTCCTGGGCCGGCCCCGTCATGGTGGGAGCCGCCGTCACGGACCTGTCCGCCCCACCGGAGGGCCTGACCGACTCCAAGCTGCTCACCCCGAAACGCCGCGAGGCCATGGCCGAACAGCTCTCCGGCTGGGTCACCGCCTACGCCTCCGGACAGGCGACGGTGCGCGAGATCGACGACCTCGGCATGACCGAGGCGCTGCGCCGCGCCGCGACCCGGGCGATCGAGGCGCTCCCGGTCCGCCCGGACGCGGTCATCCTCGACGGCAAACACGACTACCTGGGCAAGCCGTGGCGGGTCACCACGGTGATCAAGGGGGACCAGTCCTGCGTCACCGTCGCCGCGGCCTCCGTCCTGGTCAAGGTGGAGCGGGACGCCCTCATGGTCCGGCTGGGCGAGGACTGCCCGGAGTACGACTTCGGCTCCAACGCCGGGTATCCCTCGCCCATCCACAAGGCGGCGTTGCGGCAGCACGGGCCGTCCCGCCACCACCGGATCTCGTGGGCCTTCATGGACGGCCTCCCCGAGCCGTGGCGGACGATGCGCAAGGTGCGGGTGCCCGAGCAGGCAGCGCCGGACGAGGCGCCGAGCGAGCAGCTCGCGCTGGAGTTCTGA
- a CDS encoding TetR/AcrR family transcriptional regulator, with protein MRDATLAELALHGYAGLTVENVAERSGVHKTTVYRRWGGVDGLVVDALDLAGEDSWRPPDTGSLEGDLRGLADEVRATFADAEAGAAPSAFVAAAFHSERAAAALHAFFRDRHARSAVIVERAERRGEVPAGTDAGAVVRATTAPLYFRLFITGEPMDGGTVAQAVGAAVAAARAGVFAAGG; from the coding sequence GTGCGGGACGCCACCCTGGCGGAGTTGGCGCTGCACGGGTACGCGGGGCTGACCGTGGAGAACGTGGCGGAGCGTTCCGGGGTGCACAAGACGACGGTCTACCGGCGTTGGGGCGGGGTGGACGGTCTGGTGGTGGACGCCCTGGACCTGGCCGGGGAGGACTCCTGGCGGCCGCCGGACACCGGGTCGCTGGAGGGGGATCTCCGCGGGTTGGCCGACGAGGTGCGGGCGACCTTCGCGGATGCCGAGGCGGGGGCGGCGCCGTCGGCGTTCGTCGCGGCGGCGTTCCACTCGGAGCGGGCGGCGGCGGCGCTGCACGCCTTCTTCCGGGACCGGCACGCGCGGTCGGCGGTGATCGTGGAGCGTGCGGAGCGGCGTGGCGAGGTGCCGGCGGGGACCGACGCCGGTGCGGTGGTGCGGGCCACGACCGCACCGCTGTACTTCCGTCTGTTCATCACGGGTGAGCCGATGGACGGGGGCACGGTGGCCCAGGCGGTGGGGGCGGCGGTCGCGGCGGCCCGGGCGGGGGTGTTCGCGGCCGGCGGGTGA